A part of Motilibacter aurantiacus genomic DNA contains:
- a CDS encoding benzoate/H(+) symporter BenE family transporter, producing MGETVSERGSGTFHVVLAGLIAAVVGFTSSFAVVLTGLRAVGASDTQAASGLAALCLAMGLSALLLSTRLRMPVSVAWSTPGAALLASTGAPAGGFAAAVGAFLVAGVLLVAAGLWGPLGRAIAAIPAPLANAMLAGVLLSLCLAPARAAVEIPRLALPVVVVWLLLTRWAPRWAVPGALAVAAVGVGLDTPAGLGDALRGTSVLAAPDPVAPELALPAVIGLAVPLFLVTMASQNIPGMGVLASYGYRPSLRPLLGVTGAATVAAAPFGGHAVNLAALTAALAAGPSAGPDPQRRWIAGATSGIAYVVLGLLGGLVTALAGLAPVLLLQAVAGLALLGALTSALRAALDDAGMRDAAVVTLVVTVSGVSVGGVGSAFWGLVAGWAVLALTRLPAAVHSAPAAPRPR from the coding sequence ATGGGCGAGACGGTCAGCGAGCGCGGGAGCGGCACCTTCCACGTCGTGCTCGCCGGGCTGATCGCGGCCGTCGTGGGCTTCACCAGCTCGTTCGCGGTGGTGCTCACCGGCCTGCGGGCCGTCGGCGCGAGCGACACCCAGGCCGCGTCCGGGTTGGCCGCCCTGTGCCTGGCCATGGGCCTGTCCGCCCTCCTGCTCAGCACCCGGCTGCGCATGCCGGTCTCTGTCGCCTGGTCGACCCCGGGGGCAGCGCTGCTCGCGTCCACCGGGGCGCCGGCCGGCGGCTTCGCGGCAGCGGTGGGCGCGTTCCTGGTGGCGGGCGTGCTGCTCGTGGCCGCTGGGCTGTGGGGCCCGCTCGGCCGGGCCATCGCCGCCATCCCCGCGCCGCTCGCGAACGCGATGCTGGCAGGCGTCCTGCTCTCGCTCTGCCTCGCTCCTGCCCGCGCGGCGGTCGAGATCCCGCGCCTCGCCCTGCCGGTCGTCGTGGTCTGGCTCCTGCTCACCCGCTGGGCGCCGCGCTGGGCGGTCCCCGGCGCGCTCGCCGTGGCGGCCGTCGGCGTGGGGCTCGACACCCCGGCGGGGCTGGGGGACGCGCTGCGCGGCACGTCGGTGCTCGCCGCCCCGGACCCGGTCGCGCCCGAGCTGGCCCTTCCCGCGGTCATCGGCCTCGCGGTCCCGCTCTTCCTGGTGACCATGGCGTCGCAGAACATCCCCGGCATGGGGGTGCTCGCGTCGTACGGGTACCGCCCCTCGTTGCGCCCGTTGCTCGGCGTAACGGGCGCGGCCACCGTCGCCGCCGCCCCGTTCGGCGGCCACGCCGTCAACCTCGCCGCCCTCACGGCCGCGCTCGCCGCCGGGCCGTCGGCCGGCCCCGACCCGCAGCGGCGCTGGATCGCGGGCGCGACGAGCGGCATCGCGTACGTCGTGCTCGGCCTGCTGGGCGGGCTCGTCACGGCACTGGCGGGGCTCGCGCCCGTGCTGCTGCTGCAGGCCGTCGCCGGGCTGGCGCTGCTCGGGGCGCTCACCTCGGCGCTCAGGGCCGCGCTGGACGACGCGGGCATGCGGGACGCTGCCGTCGTGACCCTGGTCGTGACGGTCTCGGGCGTCTCCGTCGGCGGCGTCGGCTCAGCGTTCTGGGGGCTGGTGGCCGGGTGGGCGGTGCTGGCCCTGACCCGGCTGCCGGCCGCCGTGCACAGCGCTCCTGCGGCGCCCCGCCCACGCTGA
- a CDS encoding phosphotransferase produces the protein MLATVRATAPQLGLTAAALDAARVVQLVSTAVLEVHGLALKVYPAGTDTARLRAQADALEAAPGLWVRPVSGPLETPTGVVVAFPWVDAGAPVGWPEVGGLLRAWHQAEVVTAGLPSWSPLGRLPAQVAAYAALPAADPGLARAALAARERLLSQVPQLTTTLGVGAIHGDVSPSNVLRRAGRPVLIDSDFVAVGPKEYDLVPAAQRRERGEIDEAEYLGFCAEYGHDVRSWPGIGLVEEICGLGAVTFRLRCAAERGEDVAWLGGALARYV, from the coding sequence GTGCTCGCCACGGTTCGGGCGACCGCACCGCAGCTGGGGCTGACGGCCGCGGCCCTCGATGCCGCCCGGGTCGTCCAGCTCGTGTCCACCGCGGTGCTCGAGGTGCACGGGCTGGCCCTCAAGGTCTACCCGGCCGGGACCGACACGGCCCGCTTGCGCGCCCAGGCGGACGCCCTGGAGGCGGCCCCGGGACTGTGGGTCAGGCCGGTCAGCGGGCCGCTCGAGACGCCGACGGGTGTGGTCGTGGCCTTCCCCTGGGTGGACGCGGGCGCGCCGGTCGGCTGGCCCGAGGTCGGTGGGCTGCTGCGCGCCTGGCACCAGGCAGAGGTCGTCACGGCGGGGCTCCCGTCCTGGTCGCCGCTGGGCCGGCTGCCCGCCCAGGTCGCCGCGTACGCCGCGCTCCCCGCCGCCGACCCCGGGCTCGCCCGGGCCGCCCTCGCCGCGCGTGAGCGGCTGCTGAGCCAGGTGCCGCAGCTGACGACGACACTGGGCGTCGGAGCCATCCACGGGGACGTCTCCCCCTCCAACGTGCTGCGCCGGGCCGGGCGCCCGGTCCTCATCGACAGCGACTTCGTCGCCGTCGGGCCCAAGGAGTACGACCTCGTGCCGGCCGCGCAGCGCCGCGAGCGCGGTGAGATCGACGAGGCGGAGTACCTCGGCTTCTGCGCGGAGTACGGCCACGACGTGCGGTCCTGGCCGGGCATCGGCCTGGTCGAGGAGATCTGCGGCCTCGGCGCCGTCACGTTCCGGCTTCGGTGCGCCGCAGAGCGCGGGGAGGACGTGGCGTGGCTGGGCGGGGCGCTCGCCCGCTACGTCTGA
- a CDS encoding protein-tyrosine phosphatase family protein has translation MTSTAQPVPAPAALEVQPPTEVLPGLWQAGMPIDWDWLAAAGIETVVDVNDAGQVHAAERVAGLRYVKDPLVDAAEVPPAEQLDELVSLVVDEVRADRPVLVHCGFGKNRSGLVVVLAVRRLLGVDGRTALEHLRAVRTRAVNNATFASYVEGLPAPELAAR, from the coding sequence GTGACGTCGACCGCGCAGCCCGTGCCCGCCCCGGCCGCCCTCGAGGTGCAGCCCCCGACCGAGGTGCTGCCCGGCCTCTGGCAGGCGGGCATGCCGATCGACTGGGACTGGCTCGCCGCGGCGGGCATCGAGACCGTCGTCGACGTCAACGACGCCGGGCAGGTGCATGCCGCCGAGCGCGTGGCCGGCCTGCGGTACGTCAAGGACCCGCTCGTCGACGCCGCCGAGGTGCCCCCTGCCGAGCAGCTCGACGAGCTCGTGTCGCTCGTCGTGGACGAGGTCCGCGCCGACCGCCCGGTCCTCGTGCACTGCGGCTTCGGCAAGAACCGGTCCGGGCTCGTGGTCGTGCTGGCGGTGCGCCGGCTGCTCGGCGTGGACGGCCGGACCGCCCTGGAGCACCTGCGTGCCGTGCGCACCCGTGCCGTCAACAACGCGACCTTCGCGTCCTACGTGGAGGGGCTTCCCGCCCCGGAGCTGGCCGCGCGCTGA
- a CDS encoding GPP34 family phosphoprotein translates to MALPADLPGDLLLLAVGERAAYRTRGPVAVALAGGMLVHDVLRGAPLGVVAGDRRGLDALLAHVAGTALPRVAAPLCGAGALAPHQHKVLGVFARRGYAVRDPAPRWQAERRLRAGLTPGPWHDPGVAALAVLAAVSGVARTVCPPPPDRVGRRGLADHLNALRWQLGPEASEVVLAVRRAYRRQGASGDSFVPSHGDGFGDSGGAGDGGGGDGGGGGGGD, encoded by the coding sequence ATGGCCCTTCCTGCTGATCTCCCGGGCGACCTGCTGTTGCTGGCGGTGGGCGAGCGCGCCGCCTACCGCACCCGCGGGCCGGTCGCGGTCGCGCTGGCGGGCGGCATGCTCGTGCACGACGTCCTGCGCGGAGCCCCGCTCGGCGTCGTGGCCGGCGACCGTCGCGGGCTCGACGCCCTGCTCGCGCACGTGGCCGGGACGGCCCTCCCGCGGGTCGCGGCGCCGTTGTGCGGCGCCGGTGCCCTGGCGCCGCACCAGCACAAGGTCCTCGGGGTGTTCGCCCGTCGCGGCTACGCCGTGCGCGACCCGGCGCCGCGGTGGCAGGCCGAGCGCCGGCTCCGCGCCGGGTTGACCCCGGGGCCGTGGCACGACCCCGGAGTGGCGGCGCTCGCGGTGCTGGCGGCCGTGTCCGGGGTGGCGCGCACGGTCTGCCCGCCGCCGCCGGACCGCGTGGGGCGGAGAGGGCTGGCCGACCACCTCAACGCACTGCGCTGGCAGCTCGGGCCGGAGGCCTCCGAGGTCGTGCTGGCGGTACGGCGGGCGTACCGCCGACAGGGGGCGAGCGGGGACTCGTTCGTCCCCTCGCACGGCGACGGCTTCGGGGACTCCGGCGGCGCCGGTGACGGGGGCGGTGGGGACGGCGGCGGCGGCGGGGGAGGCGACTGA
- a CDS encoding ABC transporter ATP-binding protein, with amino-acid sequence MDMEVTAWMSMYHAMNAEEERRPFSRATLRRILRFARPHRRMLVQFLLLSVVLAVLAVATPVLAGQVVDAMVDGEETSRVITLALIIAGLAVAEAALGILNRWLSASIGENLILDLRRTVFDHVQQMPVAFFTRTRTGALVSRLNNDVIGAQRAFSDTLSGVVGNLVALFLTLVVMLSLSWQVTLLALVLLPVFVVPARRMGTRMAALEREAANHNATMGTQMTERFSAPGATLVKLFGRPAIESAEFAARASRVRDIGVRTAMVQSVFVTALTLVSALALALVYGLGGFYALRGNLDAGAVVTLALLLTRLYAPLTALASARVEVMTALVSFERVFEVLDLQPLIRERPDPLRVPEGPVSVEFDDVCFAYPAADKVSLASLEEVAVLDTRGGVEVLHNVSFRAEPGQMVALVGSSGAGKSTIASLLPRLYDVDSGAVRLSGVDVRDLSFASLRQTLGMVTQDGHLFHDTVRANLALARPEAHDAELWDVLRRARLADLVSALPDGLDTVVGERGYRFSGGERQRLTIARLLLARPRVVILDEATAHLDSTSEAAVQAALGEALAGRTAIVIAHRLSTVRAADLILVVEAGRVVERGTHEQLLAAGGRYEELYRTQFATPGAGAVVPAQGGAG; translated from the coding sequence ATGGACATGGAAGTCACCGCGTGGATGTCGATGTACCACGCGATGAACGCCGAGGAGGAGCGCCGTCCCTTCTCGCGCGCGACCCTGCGCCGCATTTTGCGGTTCGCCCGGCCGCACCGGCGCATGCTCGTCCAGTTCCTGCTGCTGAGCGTCGTGCTGGCCGTGCTGGCCGTGGCGACTCCGGTGCTCGCCGGCCAGGTCGTCGACGCGATGGTCGACGGCGAGGAGACCTCCCGCGTGATCACGCTGGCGTTGATCATCGCGGGGCTGGCGGTCGCGGAGGCCGCGCTGGGCATCCTCAACCGCTGGCTGTCGGCGAGCATCGGGGAGAACCTCATCCTCGACCTGCGGCGGACGGTCTTCGACCACGTGCAGCAGATGCCGGTCGCCTTCTTCACGCGGACGCGCACCGGGGCGCTGGTCAGCCGGCTCAACAACGACGTCATCGGCGCGCAGCGAGCCTTCAGCGACACGCTCTCCGGCGTCGTGGGCAACCTGGTCGCCCTGTTCCTGACGCTGGTCGTCATGCTCAGCCTGTCGTGGCAGGTGACGCTGCTGGCCCTGGTGCTGCTGCCGGTGTTCGTCGTCCCGGCCCGGCGCATGGGGACGCGGATGGCCGCGCTCGAGCGCGAGGCGGCCAACCACAACGCGACCATGGGCACGCAGATGACGGAGCGCTTCTCCGCTCCGGGGGCCACGCTGGTGAAGCTCTTCGGCCGGCCGGCCATCGAGTCCGCCGAGTTCGCGGCCCGTGCGTCCCGCGTGCGCGACATCGGCGTGCGCACCGCCATGGTGCAGTCGGTCTTCGTCACCGCGCTCACCCTGGTGTCGGCACTGGCGCTGGCGCTGGTCTACGGGCTCGGTGGCTTCTACGCCCTGCGCGGCAATCTCGACGCCGGCGCGGTCGTCACGCTCGCGCTGCTGCTCACCCGGCTGTACGCCCCGCTGACCGCGCTCGCGAGCGCCCGGGTGGAGGTCATGACCGCGCTCGTCAGCTTCGAGCGCGTGTTCGAGGTGCTCGACCTGCAGCCGCTGATCCGGGAGCGGCCCGACCCGCTGCGCGTCCCCGAGGGCCCCGTCTCGGTCGAGTTCGACGACGTCTGCTTCGCCTACCCCGCTGCGGACAAGGTGTCGCTCGCGTCACTCGAGGAGGTCGCCGTGCTCGACACCCGCGGCGGGGTCGAGGTGCTGCACAACGTGTCGTTCCGTGCCGAGCCGGGCCAGATGGTCGCGCTCGTCGGCTCCTCCGGCGCGGGCAAGTCCACGATCGCGAGCCTGCTGCCGCGCCTCTACGACGTCGACTCGGGAGCGGTCCGCCTGTCCGGGGTCGACGTGCGGGACTTGTCGTTCGCCTCTCTCCGTCAGACGCTCGGCATGGTGACGCAGGACGGGCACCTCTTCCACGACACGGTGCGGGCCAACCTGGCGCTCGCCCGGCCCGAGGCCCACGACGCCGAGCTCTGGGACGTTCTGCGCCGTGCCCGGCTGGCCGACCTGGTCTCCGCGCTGCCCGACGGCCTGGACACCGTCGTGGGAGAGCGCGGCTACCGGTTCTCCGGAGGGGAGCGCCAACGGCTCACCATCGCGCGGCTCCTGCTGGCCCGGCCGCGGGTCGTCATCCTGGACGAGGCGACGGCCCACCTGGACTCGACCTCGGAGGCCGCCGTGCAGGCCGCCCTCGGTGAGGCGCTCGCCGGCCGGACGGCGATCGTGATCGCCCACAGGCTCTCGACCGTCCGCGCGGCCGACCTCATCCTCGTGGTGGAGGCCGGCCGGGTCGTGGAGCGTGGCACGCACGAGCAGCTGCTGGCGGCCGGCGGGCGCTACGAGGAGCTCTACCGCACGCAGTTCGCCACCCCCGGGGCGGGCGCGGTCGTGCCGGCCCAGGGCGGCGCGGGCTGA
- the soxR gene encoding redox-sensitive transcriptional activator SoxR codes for MDGRAERGATLGVGDVARRSGVAVSTLHFYERKGLISSTRTAGNQRRYERDVLRRVSFIRLAQRVGISLQEIGDALTALPDGRTPTVADWARLSRQWHDDLQARIDGLTHLRDDLLRCIGCGCLSLRSCTLTNPGDELGRRGPGPRRWVDEDRTDGTGTTHGTDGTSAGGA; via the coding sequence GTGGACGGGCGGGCAGAGCGCGGCGCGACCCTGGGCGTGGGTGACGTGGCCCGGCGTAGCGGGGTCGCGGTGTCGACGCTGCACTTCTACGAGCGCAAGGGGCTGATCTCGAGCACCCGTACGGCCGGCAACCAGCGGCGCTACGAGCGGGACGTGCTGCGCCGGGTGTCGTTCATCCGGCTCGCCCAGCGGGTCGGCATCTCGCTGCAGGAGATCGGGGATGCGCTCACGGCGCTGCCGGACGGGCGCACGCCGACGGTCGCGGACTGGGCCCGGCTGTCACGGCAGTGGCACGACGACCTGCAGGCCCGCATCGACGGGCTCACCCACCTGCGCGACGACCTGCTGCGCTGCATCGGCTGCGGCTGCCTGTCCCTGCGCAGCTGCACGCTCACCAACCCCGGCGACGAGCTCGGCCGGCGCGGGCCCGGCCCGCGTCGGTGGGTCGACGAGGACCGCACCGACGGCACCGGCACCACCCACGGCACCGACGGCACGTCTGCCGGGGGCGCCTGA
- a CDS encoding GNAT family N-acetyltransferase encodes MSAAAVSVERVTTAEGFEQAFAVRVEVFVDEQQVPIELEGDDRDATSVHFLARRDGEVVGTVRMYEDPPGEAHLGRLAVRASARTGGIGRLLVQAVEDESRSMGLRRVVLSAQLRAMGFYERLGYAAYGPVYDDAGIPHRDMAKELVPGG; translated from the coding sequence GTGAGCGCTGCGGCCGTGTCGGTCGAGCGGGTCACGACGGCGGAGGGGTTCGAGCAGGCCTTCGCCGTGCGCGTCGAGGTCTTCGTCGACGAGCAGCAGGTGCCCATCGAGCTCGAGGGCGACGACCGCGACGCGACGTCGGTGCACTTCCTTGCCCGCCGCGACGGCGAGGTCGTCGGCACCGTCCGGATGTACGAGGACCCGCCCGGCGAGGCCCACCTCGGCCGGCTGGCCGTCCGGGCGAGCGCGCGGACCGGCGGGATCGGCCGGCTGCTCGTCCAGGCGGTGGAGGACGAGTCACGCTCGATGGGGCTGCGCCGCGTCGTCCTCTCGGCCCAGCTGCGGGCGATGGGGTTCTACGAGCGGCTGGGCTACGCGGCGTACGGCCCCGTCTACGACGACGCCGGCATCCCGCACCGGGACATGGCCAAGGAGCTCGTGCCAGGGGGCTGA
- a CDS encoding RluA family pseudouridine synthase, translated as MPDVRSLPVPEGLEGERLDAALARLFGLSRTRAAELVAEGLVRVDGAPAYKSQRLVSGSELEVELPPPPGPVEVVPEHVEGMGIVYDDDDIIVVDKPVGVAAHPSPGWTGTTVIGGLAAAGFRISTSGAAERQGVVHRLDVGTTGLMVVAKSERAYTLLKLAFKERTVDKVYAALVQGHPDPSRGTIDAPIDRHPSSEWKWAVVAGGRESVTHYDTVEAFRAATLLDVHLETGRTHQIRVHMSALRHPCVGDLTYGADPVLAQRLGLTRQWLHAQRLGFEHPSTGERVEFTSPPPPDLARALEILREEG; from the coding sequence ATGCCTGACGTCCGCTCGCTGCCGGTGCCGGAGGGCCTGGAGGGCGAGCGGCTCGACGCCGCGCTCGCCCGGCTGTTCGGGCTCTCGCGCACCCGCGCGGCCGAGCTGGTCGCGGAGGGGCTGGTCCGCGTCGACGGAGCCCCGGCGTACAAGTCCCAGCGGCTCGTCAGCGGCTCCGAGCTCGAGGTCGAGCTGCCGCCGCCGCCGGGGCCGGTCGAGGTCGTGCCCGAGCACGTCGAGGGCATGGGCATCGTGTACGATGACGACGACATCATCGTGGTCGACAAGCCGGTCGGGGTCGCCGCCCACCCAAGCCCCGGCTGGACCGGCACCACGGTCATCGGCGGGCTCGCGGCGGCCGGGTTCCGCATCTCGACCTCAGGGGCCGCCGAGCGGCAGGGCGTCGTCCACCGGCTCGACGTCGGCACCACCGGGCTCATGGTCGTCGCGAAGTCCGAGCGCGCCTACACCCTGCTCAAGCTGGCGTTCAAGGAGCGCACGGTCGACAAGGTCTACGCCGCGCTCGTCCAGGGGCATCCGGACCCCTCCCGCGGCACGATCGACGCCCCGATCGACCGGCACCCCTCCTCCGAGTGGAAGTGGGCCGTCGTTGCCGGCGGCCGCGAGAGCGTCACGCACTACGACACGGTGGAGGCGTTCCGCGCGGCGACCCTGCTCGACGTCCACCTCGAGACCGGCCGGACCCACCAGATCCGCGTCCACATGTCCGCACTGCGCCATCCCTGCGTGGGCGACCTGACCTACGGCGCGGACCCCGTGCTCGCACAGCGGCTGGGCCTGACGCGCCAGTGGCTGCACGCGCAGCGGCTCGGGTTCGAGCACCCGTCGACGGGCGAGCGGGTCGAGTTCACCTCCCCGCCCCCGCCGGACCTGGCCCGGGCGCTGGAGATCCTGCGGGAGGAAGGGTGA
- the lspA gene encoding signal peptidase II, with product MLALGLVALGVYTVDQVTKALAKSQLEGREPVQVAGDLLQLRLVLNPGAAFGIAGGATVLFTLVAAVVAVVIIRMARTLQSVPWAIALGLLLGGALGNLTDRLLRAPGVFRGHVVDFLELPNWPVFNVADMAICSAAALLVLLSLRGVEPTGAPPRPGTHAEAGQPAPEPAPVQPTNEEPAARSAAEDVPERRDA from the coding sequence GTGCTCGCGCTCGGGCTCGTCGCCCTCGGCGTCTACACCGTGGACCAGGTCACCAAGGCCCTGGCCAAGTCCCAGCTCGAGGGGCGCGAGCCCGTCCAGGTGGCGGGCGACCTGCTGCAGCTGCGCCTCGTCCTCAACCCCGGTGCGGCCTTCGGCATCGCCGGTGGGGCCACGGTGCTGTTCACCCTGGTCGCCGCCGTCGTCGCCGTGGTCATCATCCGCATGGCGCGCACGCTGCAGAGCGTCCCGTGGGCCATCGCGCTCGGGCTGCTCCTGGGCGGCGCGCTCGGCAACCTGACCGACCGGCTGCTGCGGGCGCCCGGTGTCTTCCGCGGTCACGTGGTCGACTTCCTCGAGCTGCCCAACTGGCCGGTGTTCAACGTCGCGGACATGGCGATCTGCAGCGCCGCCGCGCTCCTGGTGCTGCTGTCCCTGCGCGGCGTCGAGCCCACCGGGGCGCCGCCGCGGCCGGGCACCCACGCCGAGGCTGGGCAGCCTGCCCCGGAGCCCGCGCCGGTGCAGCCCACCAACGAGGAGCCGGCCGCGCGGTCGGCGGCCGAGGACGTGCCGGAGCGCCGGGATGCCTGA